A stretch of Palaemon carinicauda isolate YSFRI2023 chromosome 36, ASM3689809v2, whole genome shotgun sequence DNA encodes these proteins:
- the LOC137628715 gene encoding golgin subfamily B member 1-like isoform X1, which produces MWWGGSEGGQGGSPPPDPPAEQGDSSQGEDAAVIKQELGDLKDQFEQQQALIGHLKTMLKKKEDTLSTREKEVQDYASRLAKMKPRLGRRVSSKSKQSPSPSQHSELGESSEAGLPLAQAASVSDTEQMPSPASDTAQERLSPPVPEEEVVLPPIHSEGKVVEEKRLSSSESSSRAKILLLRKQLQENRVKFQRQQKDDEKLAMEEMRQRIERLRAEVEQRDDMIQSLQEGRGASQEEPSMQKLYQQIVYKDNTILDLTQKVTHLEGVIQEQQEQLSEKDKVIEARTEAVTLIARAQDEKSLKTLEELEEVRYQMKKMQEDFILKEQELTGERDALSKELKDKMKKINQLEDNGRRLENLRFEMSTRNAELQEKIVGLQSDAKALREQSELERETYSEKDALIQELKQKLVKAEAHGQKKLKALEKQLKGIKQDGNAGEKILELQNAIAELEEEKGNLQLKLVDFDDLKVTTEKLTSVRNKLEDHVKQLNCDLDSQLSAITQLETEKIKLVEGINERENRIFDLESELSGLKTSMEEIKQAKVTLDLRLCEVEEQRDTAEKLKLELENQMSESGRAPVEQLIAEKGSLEEALQSAMKEREEWEQKYLGQIETVQECEINTKSAIDERNQKVRECKRLMNILTDKENAIATFSIQIDRHDAVVASIEKKVKVANEEAEKLQVELNKLNQKCQDHLQELGGAHSAIANMEEELRVSASKLIAKEDEILTFQNSIETLNRSLNERNITVQNLVGEVSALQEEVKLKERNINDHINKMESLESQIDEREKEIERLCSTLAVRDDQLSSKDMELESLKKDFLKKTKELETTKSTLEFELDALSAMLNDSKNQVEGLHQDIQVKQKEIQNNQIVISKYEQEVCDKNQTLDELQRQCHELQTKLSASSSLLSEKESVIYKVQNEMEEKILSLEDLQRQHSSLEQKIIHLEEENKSLSEEKSRLEEECIEREGSIDSLKSTLSEKAACIARLEDTVGSYKSELDGRASEVEKWQTEALEKSEQVNALTLQLRDAQSESGSKDTLVADLQEQLRQNQEQVSSLQNRLQQIEDLSNGNQQCLLQAQQQLAETQNHLAEKEGQYMKLKEDFDASQLQLGETNTQYEKVTALATHFEEELRKKSTNLEVAEKQMASREECSIRELSNVQHDVEHLKSEVARLEAELKASKEQVNTSQAETIQLQEHSRKIQEDFDACKNEYSSKCEEVTNLLQNLSELQYQANSLQEQLSQGAVYQEQYQQQVHSLQEQLNQALNLKQQSESDIAALSVTQQQRISQLEGELLAITQVRDHLQAELEKSNYELQCQLSAIEEAKASVENLLSQTSAKDNEIQTLQSNISLLQNTEQELRNFVKELEEKAQLSVARKVLESSGLDTGDVSSKSVSDSEVQALRDELAKALDQSKFLEEECDGLRGDANTLKQQLQDARQTIIHLQTSLATQSQSATAAGGWGDWGEVDLGAPTTTQEEIPQQSSSLISSLQKSLADKDEMLTMMQDQLKETLQEINAINEEKKILEKQKKSSESNLAQQVESWKEEKEELNRLRLEAGNTASLYGALEEEKAKIASLEHDLLEKQQVIKGLNQQLVQLQTYQQSLVQDPSQVPVPSLAQSVVPSDAPGAVQEEVVTSKVQTTSQAGADIFGTVQWPQTGNEDPASWFDQAVGNEGPATDPVAASVPSSGTGADDQVQTTQDPAKWFDQQGEVTDTPVVSGDQVAVTQSLGLPGEQSQVQDPASWFDQQGASGDVAAVSEDVTAMQSYEQTKEATGLESVNVEELQYKLSWYEEQWSTWTAHYNQLQISFQESEQKVEMLSEQLKTLQESKGLEEVAEDDHLKEENKPTDDGEAAVAISAQTQEIQTKLADTEKALEGLKEENQQLQLEASQVAELKAQLETLQARSQDPTRLQEVEAEVDHLRGFETQVYELQSQVQALQHQCTAMQNKLSEAETEVSRLREVEALYGELQSCIQESETKREGSKSRVQELELMVQSAESEIARLRNEIEVLSQAEQAPGGDGDELQDARLTGDVSEFRNQVLGLQNEVDKCQGENDYYKAEMVRLENENQNMGDEMARARSDLQRLEQENSQLRSELEVFEGELDRMRSSCEMYEAENNRVRGDYEALSQASQMTEAEKDSLESEVQRVTAQNMALSADSEHLRDEIQRLTEVSTSAETEIVRLQSEIERFKTLDHQYNNLESKYNELQAQVTSMESTQSSKVSESEPHSLVVEEVDWSAEGQREDEHRQRSSSVDLKYQEEIDDLKEKVIAIEKEKNSIYDELQAAKLKSGKMLQKLKLTQSKNEALTKEIQKLKAKAGGFSDLDQALEEEWKAQVTKAETERDEYKQKLDEVENEKDNLLTQIDVLTAAQEEYIEMKEDQDTTIKLLKARNKEVEGQLQALEWKISELEEVVEQQQQAGSGVQEPIIHPRSSVERESGPTAGEYQAAKKEIENLNEQIATLQREVKILRSENDRMQTAAKELEEAVETLSQENDTFQTIIEGLKDAKAKAESDSGNYKSVYIELHDEHESLKKEKEKSNEELKELSYAHDTLKAAYNSLYADYNDLRDVCDSHKHDIGILKGERDRLVEEINSMKNQLEALHEEEEEETIRALQDECFSLREQNSLLHEENTALEVKAEDAVEKASRLENTLDQNVEMQKLLQEEVMKKTEEINFHITTIDGQDRQMSYLKAEMAAIKAKLSQQDQAEESTLEITQKLEAEIEQLQERNHQLLMQVEAAEASLAKLAGGKKEGGDAVFAPVAPATTELDAALASLHLRDLRCQQLSLEITKLLEERDALQLKLSASLRQTQELTRELSLSHQLPAPVSPEPSLDQKLAELRELNDSLEQKALVSLQGAASAAIGRRITVGGLPSPPIFTPHTAPPTPTATRHADYTLTREAQGTSSTLIDWIMGKSTPRVLHV; this is translated from the exons GACTATGCATCGAGATTAGCTAAAATGAAACCTCGTTTAGGAAGGAGAGTCAGCAGTAAATCAAAGCAATCACCCAGTCCCTCGCAGCACTCAGAACTGGGGGAGTCCTCTGAGGCAGGACTGCCCTTAGCCCAAGCAGCCAGCGTGAGCGATACAGAGCAGATGCCTTCGCCTGCTTCCGATACTGCGCAAGAGAGGCTGTCTCCTCCTGTTCCTGAAGAAGAAGTTGTACTTCCTCCCATTCACAGTGAAGGGAAAGTTGTTGAAGAGAAGAGGCTCTCTTCTTCGGAGAGTAGCAGTAGAGCCAAAATACTGCTGTTGAGGAAGCAGCTCCAAGAGAACAGGGTGAAATTTCAGCGTCAGCAGAAGGATGACGAGAAACTCGCGATGGAAGAGATGAGGCAGAGAATAGAGCGATTACGAGCCGAAGTCGAACAACGAGACGACATGATCCAATCATTGCAAGAGGGAAGAGGGGCTTCCCAAGAAGAGCCAAGCATGCAGAAGCTCTATCAGCAAATAGTGTATAAAGATAATACCATTCTAGACCTAACGCAGAAGGTCACGCATCTCGAGGGGGTCATTCAGGAGCAGCAGGAGCAGCTGAGCGAGAAGGACAAGGTCATCGAGGCACGCACTGAAGCAGTCACTCTTATAGCCAGAGCTCAAGATGAGAAGAGTCTCAAGACTTTGGAAGAGCTTGAGGAAGTGAGGTACCAGATGAAAAAGATGCAAGAAGACTTTATATTGAAGGAGCAAGAATTGACTGGAGAGAGAGATGCTCTTTCCAAAGAGTTGAAAgacaagatgaagaaaataaaccaGCTAGAAGACAATGGACGTCGGCTGGAAAATCTCCGTTTTGAAATGAGCACGCGTAATGCAGAGTTGCAAGAGAAAATTGTTGGACTACAGTCCGATGCCAAAGCACTCCGGGAACAATCTGAGTTGGAGAGAGAAACCTATTCAGAAAAGGATGCTTTAATTCAGGAACTGAAGCAAAAACTTGTGAAAGCTGAAGCGCACGGTCAGAAGAAACTAAAAGCACTTGAAAAGCAGCTAAAAGGAATAAAGCAGGATGGAAATGCAGGGGAGAAAATATTGGAGCTTCAGAATGCAATAGCTGAATTAGAAGAAGAGAAGGGCAATTTACAATTGAAGCTTGTGGACTTTGATGACCTGAAGGTGACCACAGAGAAGTTGACCTCCGTGAGGAACAAGTTGGAGGACCACGTAAAGCAACTGAATTGTGACTTGGACTCTCAGCTGAGTGCCATCACGCAGCTTGAAACCGAAAAGATTAAACTCGTAGAGGGTATTAACGAACGGGAAAATAGAATCTTTGATCTCGAGTCAGAGTTGAGTGGTTTGAAGACGAGCATGGAAGAAATCAAGCAGGCCAAAGTTACTCTTGATCTTCGTTTGTGTGAGGTGGAAGAACAGAGAGACACTGCGGAGAAATTGAAGTTGGAGCTTGAGAATCAGATGTCGGAGTCTGGACGAGCACCTGTCGAACAGCTGATAGCTGAGAAGGGTAGTTTAGAGGAGGCTTTACAAAGTGCGATGAAGGAGCGAGAGGAATGGGAACAAAAATACTTGGGTCAAATTGAGACGGTGCAAGAGTGTGAGATAAACACGAAATCGGCCATAGATGAGCGAAACCAGAAAGTTCGTGAATGCAAGAGACTGATGAACATACTGACCGACAAGGAAAATGCTATTGCTACTTTTTCGATTCAAATCGACCGGCACGACGCAGTTGTGGCCAGCATCGAAAAGAAAGTCAAGGTTGCCAATGAGGAAGCTGAAAAGCTACAGGTCGAATTAAATAAGCTTAACCAAAAGTGTCAGGACCACTTACAGGAACTAGGAGGAGCTCACAGTGCCATTGCAAATATGGAGGAGGAGCTTAGGGTTTCAGCGTCAAAGCTAATAGCAAAAGAGGATGAAATATTAACTTTCCAAAACAGCATCGAGACACTCAATAGATCTCTGAATGAAAGAAATATAACTGTTCAGAATTTAGTCGGAGAAGTATCGGCGCTGCAGGAGGAGGTGAAATTGAAAGAGAGGAACATTAACGATCACATAAACAAAATGGAGAGTTTAGAGTCACAAATAGATGAACGTGAGAAAGAGATCGAAAGACTCTGTTCGACCCTCGCCGTTAGAGATGACCAACTATCCTCTAAGGATATGGAACTCGAATCCTTGAAGAAAGACTTCTTGAAGAAGACAAAAGAGCTCGAGACTACCAAATCTACCCTGGAATTTGAATTAGATGCCCTCTCAGCAATGCTGAATGACTCCAAGAATCAAGTGGAGGGTTTACATCAAGATATACAAGTGAAGCAAAAGGAAATTCAGAATAACCAAATTGTCATTTCAAAATATGAACAGGAAGTTTGCGATAAAAATCAGACATTAGATGAACTTCAGAGGCAGTGTCATGAGCTTCAGACCAAGCTTTCAGCCTCCTCCTCCCTTCTGTCTGAAAAGGAATCGGTGATCTATAAAGTTCAGAATGAAATGGAGGAGAAAATTTTGTCCTTGGAAGATTTGCAAAGGCAACATTCATCACTCGAGCAGAAAATTATTCATCTGGAAGAAGAAAATAAATCTTTGTCAGAGGAAAAATCTAGATTAGAAGAAGAATGTATCGAAAGAGAGGGATCAATAGATAGCCTAAAAAGCACGCTGTCTGAGAAGGCTGCGTGTATAGCCCGTTTAGAAGATACAGTTGGAAGCTATAAAAGTGAACTTGACGGTAGGGCTTCTGAAGTTGAGAAGTGGCAGACTGAAGCCTTAGAAAAAAGTGAACAAGTAAATGCACTGACGTTACAGTTGAGGGATGCTCAGTCTGAGTCAGGGAGCAAAGACACACTTGTTGCAGATCTGCAAGAACAACTTAGACAGAATCAAGAGCAAGTATCTAGTCTTCAGAATCGTCTACAACAAATTGAAGATTTGTCTAATGGAAATCAACAGTGTCTCTTGCAGGCACAGCAGCAGCTAGCTGAGACTCAAAACCACTTGGCAGAAAAGGAAGGGCAGTATATGAAGTTGAAAGAGGATTTTGATGCCAGTCAATTGCAATTAGGAGAAACGAACACGCAGTACGAGAAGGTCACTGCTCTCGCCACCCATTTTGAAGAGGAGTTGAGAAAGAAATCTACCAACTTAGAAGTTGCTGAAAAACAAATGGCATCTCGAGAAGAATGTAGCATAAGGGAGCTTTCGAATGTTCAGCATGACGTTGAACATTTGAAGTCGGAAGTCGCAAGACTCGAGGCAGAACTGAAGGCTTCCAAGGAGCAAGTAAATACCTCACAAGCCGAGACGATACAGCTACAAGAACATAGTAGAAAAATTCAGGAAGACTTTGATGCATGTAAAAATGAATACAGCTCGAAGTGTGAGGAAGTTACTAATTTACTCCAGAATTTATCTGAATTACAGTATCAAGCTAATTCTCTTCAGGAACAGTTAAGCCAAGGAGCTGTTTATCAAGAGCAGTATCAACAGCAAGTCCATTCTCTTCAAGAACAACTTAATCAAGCCTTGAACTTGAAGCAGCAGAGTGAAAGTGATATCGCTGCCTTATCTGTAACGCAGCAACAACGTATTTCTCAGTTGGAAGGCGAACTGTTAGCCATCACTCAAGTAAGAGACCACTTGCAGGCAGAGTTGGAGAAGAGCAATTACGAGTTGCAGTGTCAGCTTAGCGCAATTGAGGAAGCGAAGGCCAGTGTGGAAAATCTTTTATCACAAACTTCCGCTAAAGATAATGAAATCCAGACTTTACAAAGTAACATTTCATTACTCCAGAATACAGAACAGGAACTCAGGAACTTTGTAAAGGAACTTGAAGAAAAAGCACAATTAAGCGTAGCTCGTAAAGTACTTGAATCTTCAGGATTGGACACGGGTGATGTATCATCAAAATCAGTTTCAGATTCCGAGGTGCAAGCCTTGAGGGACGAGCTTGCGAAAGCTCTCGACCAAAGTAAGTTTTTGGAGGAGGAGTGCGATGGACTCCGTGGAGATGCCAACACCCTGAAGCAGCAGTTGCAAGATGCTCGTCAGACCATCATCCATCTTCAGACAAGTTTAGCCACCCAGTCTCAAAGTGCCACAGCTGCAGGTGGCTGGGGTGATTGGGGCGAAGTAGATTTAGGGGCACCCACTACTACCCAAGAAGAAATACCTCAGCAGTCAAGTTCCTTGATATCTAGCCTTCAAAAGTCACTAGCTGATAAGGATGAGATGCTAACCATGATGCAAGATCAGTTGAAGGAAACCCTACAAGAGATCAATGCCATCAATGAGGAGAAGAAGATCTTGGAGAAACAAAAGAAAAGTTCTGAAAGTAACTTGGCTCAGCAGGTGGAAAGCTggaaagaggaaaaggaagaacTAAACCGTTTGAGGTTGGAAGCTGGAAATACGGCTTCATTATACGGTGCCTtagaggaagaaaaagcaaaaattgCCAGTCTAGAACATGATCTCTTGGAAAAGCAGCAGGTTATTAAGGGTTTGAATCAGCAGCTCGTACAACTACAAACATATCAGCAATCGCTGGTGCAAGATCCATCTCAAGTACCTGTACCAAGCTTAGCACAGTCAGTGGTTCCGAGTGACGCACCTGGGGCCGTACAAGAAGAAGTGGTCACATCGAAAGTCCAAACAACTTCGCAAGCAGGGGCAGACATCTTTGGAACAGTTCAGTGGCCACAAACTGGTAATGAAGATCCTGCTAGTTGGTTTGATCAAGCAGTAGGTAATGAGGGTCCTGCCACTGACCCGGTTGCTGCTTCTGTGCCGAGTTCAGGAACAGGTGCTGATGACCAGGTACAAACAACACAGGATCCAGCCAAGTGGTTTGACCAACAAGGAGAAGTCACGGACACACCTGTTGTCAGTGGTGATCAGGTTGCCGTGACACAGAGCTTAGGATTGCCTGGTGAACAGTCACAAGTCCAGGATCCAGCAAGCTGGTTTGATCAGCAGGGTGCTTCAGGAGATGTAGCAGCTGTGAGTGAAGACGTAACAGCAATGCAGAGTTATGAGCAAACAAAAGAGGCCACAGGACTGGAATCTGTAAATGTTGAGGAGCTACAGTATAAGTTATCATGGTACGAAGAACAATGGTCTACGTGGACCGCCCACTATAATCAACTTCAGATTAGCTTCCAAGAATCTGAGCAGAAAGTGGAAATGTTATCGGAACAACTCAAGACACTGCAGGAGTCGAAAGGACTTGAGGAGGTTGCCGAAGATGACCATTTGAAGGAAGAGAATAAACCTACAGATGATGGAGAGGCAGCTGTAGCTATAAGTGCTCAAACACAAGAAATCCAGACAAAGTTGGCCGATACAGAAAAAGCTCTTGAAGGCCTTAAGGAAGAGAACCAACAGCTTCAGCTAGAAGCTTCTCAAGTTGCGGAACTAAAAGCACAGCTGGAAACTTTGCAGGCAAGGTCTCAAGATCCAACACGATTGCAGGAAGTCGAGGCGGAAGTCGATCACCTCAGAGGTTTTGAAACACAAGTTTACGAACTACAGAGCCAAGTTCAGGCCCTTCAGCATCAG TGCACTGCTATGCAAAACAAACTCTCAGAAGCTGAAACTGAAGTTAGCCGTCTGCGTGAAGTTGAAGCACTGTATGGGGAACTCCAGTCCTGTATTCAAGAGTCAGAAACCAAGCGTGAGGGTTCGAAATCACGTGTGCAAGAACTTGAACTCATGGTGCAATCGGCAGAGTCTGAGATCGCTCGTTTACGAAACGAGATAGAAGTGCTGAGCCAAGCTGAACAAGCACCGGGTGGTGATGGGGATGAATTGCAAGATGCTAGACTCACTGGTGATGTGTCAGAATTTAGAAATCAGGTGTTGGGTCTCCAGAATGAGGTCGATAAATGCCAAGGGGAGAATGATTATTACAAGGCCGAAATGGTGAGGCTGGAGAACGAGAATCAGAACATGGGAGATGAAATGGCCAGAGCGAGAAGTGACCTGCAGAGATTGGAGCAGGAGAACTCTCAGCTCAGAAGCGAACTGGAGGTTTTCGAAGGGGAACTCGATAGAATGCGTAGCTCGTGTGAGATGTACGAAGCCGAGAACAACAGAGTGAGAGGAGACTATGAGGCGTTGTCACAGGCCAGTCAGATGACTGAGGCTGAGAAAGACAGTCTGGAAAGTGAAGTGCAAAGGGTTACCGCTCAGAACATGGCCTTGTCGGCAGACAGTGAACATCTTCGTGATGAAATTCAGAGATTGACAGAAGTCAGTACTTCAGCCGAGACAGAGATTGTCCGTCTACAGTCTGAAATAGAAAGATTCAAGACGTTAGATCATCAGTATAATAATCTAGAAAGTAAATACAATGAGTTACAGGCTCAGGTCACCTCGATGGAATCGACTCAGAGTAGTAAAGTGTCGGAGTCTGAACCGCACAGCCTGGTGGTCGAAGAAGTTGATTGGAGTGCTGAGGGCCAGAGAGAAGACGagcatcgccagcgatcttcgtcTGTCGACCTGAAATACCAAGAGGAGATTGACGATCTCAAGGAGAAGGTTATAGCAATAGAGAAAGAAAAGAACTCCATTTATGATGAGCTTCAGGCTGCTAAACTGAAGAGTGGCAAGATGCTTCAGAAGCTGAAACTAACTCAGAGCAAGAACGAAGCCTTGACGAAAGAAATACAGAAGCTGAAAGCGAAGGCTGGTGGATTTTCTGACCTGGACCAAGCTTTAGAAGAAGAGTGGAAAGCCCAGGTGACCAAAGCTGAAACTGAGAGAGACGAATACAAGCAAAAATTAGATGAAGTAGAGAACGAGAAGGATAATCTTTTAACGCAGATTGACGTTCTCACGGCAGCGCAGGAGGAGTATATAGAAATGAAAGAGGACCAGGACACAACCATAAAGCTTCTCAAAGCTCGTAATAAAGAAGTAGAGGGACAGCTTCAGGCTCTCGAATGGAAAATATCGGAACTAGAGGAAGTTGTGGAACAGCAGCAGCAAGCTGGCAGCGGTGTACAAGAACCCATTATCCACCCTAGGTCTTCCGTTGAGCGAGAATCGGGACCTACAGCCGGGGAATATCAAGCGGccaaaaaggaaattgaaaatctGAATGAGCAAATCGCCACTCTTCAACGCGAAGTGAAGATCTTGAGGTCGGAAAATGACAGAATGCAAACAGCAGCTAAGGAGCTGGAAGAAGCCGTCGAAACTCTCAGTCAGGAGAATGACACTTTCCAGACCATTATTGAGGGACTCAAGGATGCTAAAGCAAAGGCAGAGAGTGACTCCGGAAATTACAAGTCTGTTTACATCGAGCTGCATGACGAGCATGAATCgctgaagaaagagaaagagaaatcaaacGAAGAACTGAAAGAGCTCTCCTACGCCCACGACACACTCAAGGCAGCGTACAACTCCTTGTACGCCGATTATAATGACCTCCGGGATGTCTGTGATAGCCACAAACATGACATCGGCattcttaaaggagagagagaccggTTAGTAGAAGAAATCAACAGCATGAAGAATCAGCTTGAAGCTCTTcacgaggaggaagaggaagagactaTTCGTGCCTTACAAGACGAGTGCTTTAGCCTGAGAGAACAGAACAGCCTGTTACATGAAGAG AACACGGCTCTGGAGGTCAAAGCAGAAGATGCAGTTGAAAAGGCTTCCAGACTAGAAAACACTCTAGATCAAAATGTGGAGATGCAGAAACTGCTCCAGGAAGAAGTCATGAAAAAGACGGAGGAGATCAACTTCCACATAACCACTATAGACGGTCAGGACAGACAGATGTCCTACTTGAAAGCCGAAATGGCCGCCATCAAAGCCAAACTGTCACAACAAGATCAAGCGGAGGAAAGCACTTTGGAAATCACGCAGAAGTTGGAGGCAGAAATAGAACAGCTTCAGGAGAGAAATCACCAATTACTGATGCAG GTTGAAGCAGCTGAAGCATCTCTTGCCAAATTAGCAGGAGGTAAGAAAGAGGGTGGTGATGCAGTATTTGCTCCTGTTGCACCTGCCACCACGGAGCTGGATGCAGCCCTTGCTTCGCTCCACCTccgtgaccttagatgtcagcagCTTTCTCTTGAAATTACAAAG CTCCTTGAAGAGAGAGATGCCTTGCAGCTCAAATTAAGTGCTTCCCTAAGACAAACTCAAGAGCTCACGCGAGAATTGAGTTTGAGTCATCAGCTTCCAGCTCCCGTTTCTCCCGAACCTTCCCTGGATCAAAA ACTTGCAGAACTCCGGGAGCTAAATGATTCCTTAGAGCAGAAGGCTCTCGTTAGTCTGCAAGGTGCCGCGTCAGCAGCAATAGGTCGTCGAATCACCGTCGGCGGCCTCCCCTCTCCTCCTATTTTCACCCCTCATACAGCTCCTCCCACACCCACAGCAACGAGACATGCCGATTACACACTCA